The window AAATATCCATCTCACCCCGGAGGGCGGCATTGGTGATCTCCGCCAACCCAGGGCGGACCATTGTTGTGCCGGTTTCCTGCTTGGCGGTGCAGCCCACGACCTCATAGTGGTTATCCTTGGCAAAGGCCGTAAGTTCTTCCTGCTGGGTCCTCAGCGCAAAGGCGTTCGGTTCCGCCGTCCGGCAGTATATCCACACCCTGGGCGCTCTTGCGAACCGCATATAGATTGCGACTTTTCTCGGTTTATCCATTGTGTACTTCCTCCTCTT is drawn from Lachnospiraceae bacterium and contains these coding sequences:
- a CDS encoding recombinase family protein, which translates into the protein MDKPRKVAIYMRFARAPRVWIYCRTAEPNAFALRTQQEELTAFAKDNHYEVVGCTAKQETGTTMVRPGLAEITNAALRGEMDILLVLNVTRLGRDIWRTLEYVGWLGKHNVEVVCLNGELSNQEVGRLLRTKQAMQDGAI